In the genome of Desulfovibrio desulfuricans, one region contains:
- a CDS encoding 4Fe-4S dicluster domain-containing protein encodes MSEEKKNFEVQVDAVLCKGCGYCKELCPKSVYDFGSEYNAAGYLYMTAVNAQACIGCRTCMMVCPDFAVEVLEK; translated from the coding sequence ATGAGCGAGGAAAAGAAAAACTTTGAAGTTCAGGTGGATGCCGTGCTTTGCAAGGGCTGCGGCTACTGCAAAGAGCTTTGCCCAAAGTCTGTCTATGACTTCGGCTCCGAATACAACGCGGCGGGCTATCTCTATATGACCGCCGTCAATGCGCAGGCATGCATTGGCTGCCGCACCTGCATGATGGTCTGCCCCGACTTTGCTGTTGAGGTTCTGGAAAAGTAA
- a CDS encoding 2-oxoacid:acceptor oxidoreductase family protein produces MAHYEFLMAGTGGQGLVFCASFLAEAAIKDGKNVVQTQSYGISQRGGFISAEVLMDEEEILFQQAVKPNLIIALNEVVGTRYDNAVSPVVYDTSLMKPRQMKNWIGIPMTEIAHELGAPKSANLAGLGAAMALTGALPLEVLLGIAERKGKPDVAKINMEVIRRGAAAAEAARGGNR; encoded by the coding sequence ATGGCCCATTATGAATTTCTCATGGCGGGCACCGGCGGACAGGGCCTTGTGTTTTGCGCATCATTCCTGGCCGAGGCTGCCATCAAGGACGGCAAAAACGTGGTGCAGACCCAGTCGTACGGCATCTCGCAGCGCGGCGGCTTTATCAGCGCCGAAGTGCTGATGGATGAGGAAGAAATCCTTTTTCAGCAGGCCGTAAAACCCAACCTGATCATCGCGCTGAACGAGGTTGTGGGCACGCGGTACGACAATGCCGTCTCCCCGGTTGTTTACGACACCTCGCTCATGAAGCCCCGCCAGATGAAAAACTGGATCGGCATACCCATGACCGAAATCGCCCACGAGCTTGGCGCTCCCAAGTCGGCCAACCTTGCCGGGCTTGGCGCGGCCATGGCCCTGACCGGCGCCCTGCCGCTGGAGGTGCTGCTGGGCATCGCCGAGCGCAAGGGCAAACCCGATGTGGCCAAGATTAACATGGAAGTGATCAGGCGGGGTGCTGCCGCTGCCGAAGCCGCCCGGGGAGGAAACAGATGA
- a CDS encoding thiamine pyrophosphate-dependent enzyme, whose protein sequence is MAQAISRSLLNKAALPLMWCAGCGNGIVLNALLCAMDELNFKKEEVLIVTGIGCWGKADDYIMANALHVTHGRALTYATGAKAANPKLNVIVLMGDGDGTTIGGNHLIHTARRNMDLTAIIVNNLNYGMTGGQYSATTPSGAITSTSIGGNPERGFDVCDLVRAAGANFVARESVTSGMRLKNRIVAGIQKKGFSLIEAMSPCSTLFGPRNKMKQPVDMLRNLKEKAVSQAKFDSIENAAELGYFVTGVIADKDVHDFNTRYEAERAAIMAAKGGK, encoded by the coding sequence ATGGCACAGGCTATTTCACGCTCGCTTCTCAATAAAGCGGCGCTGCCCCTCATGTGGTGTGCGGGCTGCGGCAACGGCATTGTTTTAAATGCGCTTTTGTGCGCCATGGACGAGCTGAATTTCAAAAAGGAAGAAGTGCTCATCGTCACCGGCATCGGCTGCTGGGGCAAGGCTGACGATTACATCATGGCCAACGCCCTGCATGTGACCCATGGCCGCGCCCTCACCTACGCCACCGGCGCCAAGGCGGCCAATCCCAAGCTCAACGTCATTGTGCTTATGGGCGACGGCGACGGCACCACCATCGGCGGCAACCACCTTATCCATACGGCCCGCCGCAACATGGATCTTACCGCCATCATCGTAAACAACCTGAACTACGGCATGACCGGCGGCCAGTATTCGGCAACCACGCCCAGCGGGGCTATCACCAGCACGTCCATTGGCGGCAACCCCGAGCGCGGCTTTGACGTATGCGACCTGGTGCGCGCGGCTGGGGCCAACTTTGTGGCCCGCGAATCGGTCACCAGCGGCATGCGCCTCAAAAACCGCATTGTCGCGGGCATCCAGAAAAAGGGCTTCTCGCTCATCGAGGCCATGAGCCCCTGCTCAACGCTGTTCGGCCCCCGCAACAAGATGAAGCAGCCGGTGGACATGCTGCGCAATCTCAAGGAAAAAGCCGTTTCGCAGGCCAAGTTTGACTCCATCGAAAACGCCGCCGAGCTTGGCTATTTTGTCACCGGCGTCATTGCCGACAAGGACGTTCACGATTTCAACACTCGCTACGAGGCCGAGCGCGCGGCGATCATGGCCGCCAAGGGAGGAAAGTAG
- a CDS encoding 2-oxoacid:acceptor oxidoreductase subunit alpha has translation MKKQSKLIQGNAAIAQGAFYAGARFYAGYPITPSSEIAEIASRELPKLGGVFMQMEDELASMGAIVGSSLAGVKAFTATSGPGFSLMQENLGMATMGEVPVVVINVQRSGPSTGLATKPAQSDIMQLRWGRHGDQEVIALTPASVQECFDLTVKAFNLSEKYRVPVIMAPEEVCGHMRENLVIPEPGEVEVVERTKPGCAPADYKPFCFDEGAVAPLASYGSEYVFHVTSSMHGENGFSCNTPENAGRRVAQLHTKLARGRDEIVMTRYFGEKDCETLIVTSGVVTRAARSVAREANASGGKVGVLQLQTLWPFADAEVREASRKAKRVIVAEMNYSGQLAGEVKKYVPDPSLVVGVNSYNGSIMTPAQIAAALK, from the coding sequence ATGAAAAAACAGAGCAAGCTCATCCAGGGTAACGCTGCCATAGCACAAGGCGCGTTTTACGCCGGAGCACGGTTCTACGCTGGGTACCCCATCACGCCTTCGTCCGAAATAGCTGAAATAGCCTCGCGCGAATTGCCCAAGCTTGGGGGCGTGTTCATGCAGATGGAAGACGAGCTGGCGAGCATGGGCGCCATTGTGGGCTCGTCGCTGGCTGGCGTTAAGGCGTTTACGGCCACCAGCGGGCCCGGATTTTCGCTTATGCAGGAAAACCTGGGCATGGCGACCATGGGCGAAGTGCCCGTGGTGGTGATTAACGTGCAGCGGTCTGGCCCGTCCACAGGCCTTGCCACCAAACCGGCCCAGTCCGACATCATGCAGCTGCGCTGGGGACGCCATGGCGACCAGGAAGTCATCGCCCTTACCCCCGCCTCAGTGCAGGAATGTTTTGACCTCACGGTCAAAGCCTTCAACCTGTCCGAAAAATACCGCGTACCGGTCATCATGGCCCCTGAAGAAGTCTGCGGCCACATGCGCGAAAACCTCGTCATCCCCGAACCGGGCGAGGTCGAGGTGGTTGAGCGGACCAAGCCGGGCTGCGCCCCCGCCGACTATAAGCCCTTTTGCTTTGACGAAGGGGCCGTTGCCCCTCTGGCCAGCTATGGCAGCGAATACGTGTTTCACGTCACGAGCTCCATGCACGGCGAAAACGGCTTTAGCTGCAATACGCCCGAAAATGCAGGCCGCAGGGTCGCCCAGCTGCACACCAAGCTTGCCAGGGGGCGGGATGAAATAGTCATGACCCGCTATTTTGGCGAAAAAGACTGCGAGACCCTCATTGTCACCTCGGGCGTGGTAACCCGCGCCGCCCGCAGCGTTGCGCGCGAGGCCAATGCCAGCGGCGGCAAGGTGGGCGTTCTGCAGCTGCAGACCTTGTGGCCCTTTGCCGATGCCGAAGTGCGCGAAGCCTCGCGCAAGGCCAAGCGCGTCATTGTTGCCGAAATGAACTACTCCGGCCAGCTGGCAGGAGAAGTGAAAAAGTATGTGCCGGATCCGTCGCTGGTTGTAGGGGTTAACAGCTATAACGGCAGCATCATGACCCCCGCCCAGATTGCAGCCGCCTTGAAGTAA
- a CDS encoding (Fe-S)-binding protein encodes MSKSLDELKAAALKCTRCGQCLTICPVYGKTHEESNSSRGKLFLLRSLADGTVKPTKALMELAARCTLCMRCKAICPSGVNTTDLIMALRRKMKEEGQLPAAKAIAFKAVTKGRLFDMAMSHGRPFQSMLFKNTENGAGKVSRIPIPAAGLNLRRVVPALADKPLRKIVPAISTPHGATRARVAFFPGCMLSYVYVNAGKALIDVLVTNGVEVHLLDNLQCCGTPLFSSGDFDGAALLAENNVRILSRGSFDAVITGCATCGSALSKEYGEVLQDSSALSAWQGFKDKVFDFSDFLLKLGPVPYVQNIPLKATYHDACHLVRGMGVSKQPRCLIRAIPGLRFEEMSRPDVCCGCAGTFSATHYDLSQQILADKTSDILATGADIVATGCSACKMQIIDGLSHRGSNVRVLHTAELLAKAYGL; translated from the coding sequence ATGAGCAAGTCTCTGGACGAGTTGAAAGCAGCTGCCCTCAAATGCACCCGGTGCGGCCAATGTCTTACCATTTGCCCTGTCTACGGCAAAACCCACGAAGAATCCAACTCTTCGCGCGGCAAGCTATTTTTGCTGCGTTCACTGGCAGACGGCACGGTCAAGCCCACCAAGGCGCTCATGGAGCTGGCGGCGCGCTGTACCCTGTGCATGCGCTGCAAGGCCATCTGCCCTTCAGGCGTCAATACCACCGACCTCATCATGGCCCTGCGCCGCAAGATGAAGGAAGAAGGCCAGCTGCCTGCGGCTAAAGCCATTGCCTTCAAGGCGGTCACCAAGGGGCGGCTGTTTGACATGGCCATGTCGCACGGCAGGCCGTTTCAGTCCATGCTGTTTAAGAACACCGAAAATGGCGCGGGCAAGGTTTCGCGCATCCCCATCCCCGCTGCCGGCCTGAACCTGCGCCGCGTTGTTCCGGCGCTGGCCGACAAGCCCCTGCGCAAGATAGTACCCGCAATCAGCACGCCCCACGGCGCAACCCGGGCGCGGGTGGCGTTTTTCCCCGGCTGTATGCTCAGCTATGTGTACGTCAACGCGGGCAAAGCCCTTATCGACGTGCTGGTGACCAACGGCGTGGAAGTGCACCTGCTGGACAATCTGCAGTGCTGCGGCACGCCCCTGTTTTCGTCCGGCGATTTTGACGGTGCGGCCCTGCTGGCCGAAAACAACGTACGCATACTCTCCCGTGGCAGCTTTGACGCGGTAATTACCGGCTGCGCCACATGCGGCTCGGCGCTCAGCAAGGAATACGGCGAGGTGCTGCAGGACAGCAGCGCCCTCTCGGCCTGGCAGGGATTCAAGGACAAGGTTTTTGACTTCTCCGACTTTCTGCTCAAGCTCGGCCCGGTTCCTTACGTGCAAAACATCCCTCTCAAGGCGACCTACCACGACGCCTGCCATCTGGTGCGCGGCATGGGCGTTTCCAAACAACCACGCTGTCTTATCCGCGCCATTCCGGGGCTGCGCTTTGAAGAGATGAGCCGCCCCGATGTCTGCTGCGGCTGCGCGGGCACGTTCAGCGCCACGCACTACGACCTGTCGCAGCAGATACTGGCAGATAAAACCAGCGACATCCTGGCCACCGGCGCAGACATTGTGGCCACGGGCTGCTCGGCCTGCAAGATGCAGATCATCGACGGGCTGAGCCACCGCGGGTCAAACGTGCGCGTACTGCATACGGCTGAGCTGCTCGCCAAGGCATACGGACTTTAA